A DNA window from Paenibacillus andongensis contains the following coding sequences:
- the ytvI gene encoding sporulation integral membrane protein YtvI: MSPKTILIMVLGLLLLYGLFTIGLPFLLALVTAIFLDPLTVLLMRAARVNRLIAATIICTVFTLLTLTLFYFIGLNVVTELIDLGRKAPNYMDEVNKYMDQAVNRTQLFYDSLSPDMAAQVQTWLESSTETLTGALTNVLSGISGFFLNLAGKIPNLFILLLMYVIALYLFMFSLPKLRLSFLSMFEEHSKSKMENVLTYLREAIFGFIRAQLIMAVLTYLVTFVGLLVLQAEYPLAISLLVMVMEFVPVIGTGLVFIPWLVYQLLIGHTGIGVGLLVLFLALTIFRRIVEPKVLSDAVGINALAALISLYVGFELLGITGLFLGPLVVIIYQAMRKAGLLNLNIKLD, translated from the coding sequence ATGTCGCCTAAGACGATCTTAATCATGGTGCTTGGATTGCTGCTATTGTACGGATTGTTCACCATAGGTTTGCCATTTCTACTCGCGCTCGTGACAGCTATTTTCTTGGACCCTTTAACCGTGCTTCTCATGCGTGCTGCCAGGGTGAATCGATTAATTGCAGCTACGATCATTTGTACCGTCTTTACACTGCTGACGCTGACCTTATTTTATTTCATTGGGTTAAATGTCGTCACAGAGCTCATTGACCTTGGCCGCAAAGCGCCAAATTATATGGATGAAGTGAACAAATACATGGATCAAGCGGTCAACCGCACACAATTGTTCTATGATTCCTTATCACCAGATATGGCGGCACAAGTGCAAACTTGGTTGGAAAGCAGTACAGAAACCCTAACAGGGGCTTTAACCAATGTTTTAAGCGGCATTTCTGGCTTCTTTTTAAATTTGGCTGGAAAAATTCCAAACTTATTTATCTTACTGCTCATGTACGTCATTGCTTTATATTTGTTTATGTTTAGTTTACCTAAGCTTAGGTTATCGTTTCTGTCCATGTTTGAAGAGCATTCCAAAAGTAAGATGGAAAACGTGCTGACTTACTTACGAGAAGCTATCTTCGGCTTCATTCGAGCGCAGCTCATCATGGCTGTATTGACCTACTTAGTCACGTTTGTAGGCTTACTAGTCTTACAAGCTGAATATCCGCTAGCCATTTCCTTATTAGTGATGGTTATGGAGTTCGTTCCAGTGATTGGCACCGGGCTTGTGTTTATTCCTTGGCTCGTCTATCAACTGCTGATTGGTCACACGGGAATTGGCGTTGGATTATTAGTCCTATTCCTTGCTTTGACGATTTTCCGCCGTATTGTAGAGCCTAAAGTGCTCAGTGATGCTGTAGGCATTAATGCCCTCGCTGCTTTGATCAGTTTGTACGTTGGTTTCGAGCTATTAGGAA
- a CDS encoding hemolysin family protein, with product MPHTSFDFGSIVLNLIVVIILVLLNGFFVAAEFALVKVRQSRIQQLVNEGSGKAKYAIKVTSQLDTYLSATQLGITLASLGLGWVGEPAISELIMEPLLHTFGVETSVYTTTLSFIVSFGFITFLHIVLGELAPKSFAIQKAELTSLWLSAPLLFFYRLFRPIIWVLNGTANKFLSWIGVEPASEHEAAHTEEEIRILMDESVKSGHIDQDEMVLFDNIFEFSERIAREVMLPRTDMDCLYLELSFIDNLRMVHETKHTRYPVADQDKDNIVGFVHIADLLTADPDEEQEIKNFIRPILNVPESMEVSRVLKLMQKKHSQLAIVIDEYGGTAGLLALGDILEEIVGEMHDEFDIDERPGVEVKDKYTSVDGRVLIEDLNDMLDLDIEDDDVDSIGGWLFKKLEGAPVKGKRVAFGNHVFEVSEVDRLRIVRIHITKINPVRPVDE from the coding sequence TTGCCACATACTTCGTTTGATTTCGGTTCCATTGTTCTTAACCTGATAGTAGTCATTATATTAGTGCTTCTCAATGGTTTCTTCGTTGCTGCTGAATTTGCGCTTGTGAAGGTTCGACAATCGCGCATCCAACAGTTAGTCAATGAAGGCAGCGGCAAAGCCAAGTATGCGATCAAGGTAACGTCGCAGTTAGATACTTATTTATCAGCAACACAATTGGGGATTACACTTGCCTCTCTGGGACTAGGCTGGGTTGGTGAGCCTGCCATCTCGGAGCTGATCATGGAACCCCTCTTACATACGTTTGGCGTGGAGACTTCGGTATATACGACGACATTGTCTTTCATAGTTTCTTTCGGATTTATTACGTTCCTGCACATCGTGCTCGGTGAGCTGGCTCCGAAATCGTTCGCGATTCAAAAAGCGGAATTAACTTCGCTATGGCTCTCAGCGCCGCTGCTCTTCTTCTACAGGCTGTTTCGCCCGATTATCTGGGTGCTGAATGGTACAGCAAATAAATTTCTATCATGGATTGGCGTAGAGCCGGCAAGCGAGCATGAGGCAGCCCATACGGAGGAAGAGATTCGAATCCTGATGGATGAGAGTGTCAAAAGCGGCCATATCGATCAAGATGAAATGGTGCTTTTCGATAATATTTTTGAATTCTCAGAACGTATTGCCCGTGAGGTTATGCTGCCGCGGACAGATATGGATTGTCTATACCTTGAGCTAAGCTTCATTGATAATTTACGTATGGTTCATGAGACGAAGCATACACGTTATCCAGTAGCTGATCAGGATAAGGACAACATCGTCGGTTTCGTTCACATTGCTGATTTACTGACAGCTGATCCGGATGAAGAGCAGGAAATAAAAAACTTTATTCGTCCCATTCTCAATGTTCCAGAGTCGATGGAAGTCAGCCGTGTATTGAAATTAATGCAGAAAAAACATTCTCAACTTGCTATCGTTATTGATGAATACGGTGGTACGGCAGGACTTCTAGCACTAGGGGACATCCTGGAGGAGATCGTTGGCGAGATGCACGATGAGTTCGATATCGATGAGCGGCCAGGTGTTGAGGTGAAAGATAAGTATACATCCGTAGACGGCCGTGTCCTGATTGAAGACTTGAATGATATGCTGGATTTGGACATCGAGGACGATGATGTGGACTCCATCGGTGGTTGGTTGTTTAAGAAGCTTGAAGGTGCACCTGTCAAAGGCAAAAGAGTAGCTTTCGGCAACCACGTGTTTGAAGTGTCCGAAGTTGATCGCCTGCGTATCGTGCGCATTCACATAACGAAAATCAACCCTGTCAGACCTGTAGATGAATAA
- the yfkAB gene encoding radical SAM/CxCxxxxC motif protein YfkAB, with amino-acid sequence MNKNGTSSILPELTPAYDPWDPIRSFRKYGKHVLTSVELTITNLCNMRCEHCAVGDSLTMTEGPRIPLPIILKQLDQVEHLETISLTGGEPSYHIKIVKDYMLPILKYARERGIRTQINSNLTLDLARYELLAPYLDVMHISFNYLNADDFHQVGFVNSGHPVSYDTAARMYERMVENTIALSKGGLYVSAESMINTRTHEKLPQIHKLIEEMGCKRHEVHPMYASSFASHLPMVSLDELRTSIHRLLDSRNRDMWMLFGTLPFFACNDHQEDRILVKRLRDEPNVTVRNDPDGRNRLNVSTFTGEVFVTDFANEPPLGNIHDDRLDTIFARWENNPLNQRVNCFCSSASCCGPNLLVADSYYRTIDFKSRKAII; translated from the coding sequence ATGAATAAGAATGGAACAAGCTCCATCTTACCGGAGCTAACCCCCGCATACGATCCATGGGACCCTATTCGGTCTTTTCGCAAATACGGGAAACACGTACTAACAAGTGTAGAGCTTACAATAACGAATTTATGCAATATGCGATGTGAGCATTGCGCGGTAGGGGATTCGTTAACTATGACGGAAGGTCCTCGCATCCCCTTGCCGATCATTTTGAAGCAGCTGGATCAGGTGGAGCATTTAGAAACGATCAGCTTGACCGGCGGAGAGCCGTCGTACCACATCAAGATCGTCAAAGACTATATGCTGCCAATCCTTAAATATGCACGAGAGCGCGGTATTCGTACACAAATCAATTCCAATTTAACGCTTGATTTAGCCCGGTATGAACTTCTCGCTCCTTATCTGGATGTCATGCATATTTCTTTCAATTACTTGAATGCGGACGATTTTCATCAAGTCGGCTTTGTGAATAGCGGGCATCCGGTTAGTTATGATACCGCGGCGCGCATGTATGAACGCATGGTTGAGAATACGATTGCGCTTAGCAAAGGTGGACTTTATGTCTCAGCGGAATCGATGATTAATACACGCACACATGAGAAATTACCTCAGATTCATAAGCTGATTGAGGAAATGGGCTGCAAGCGCCATGAGGTTCACCCGATGTATGCCAGTTCCTTTGCTTCACATCTTCCAATGGTATCTCTGGACGAATTAAGAACGAGCATTCATCGGTTGTTAGACAGCCGAAATCGTGACATGTGGATGCTGTTTGGCACATTGCCATTCTTTGCTTGCAATGATCATCAAGAGGACAGAATACTGGTTAAAAGGCTTCGCGATGAGCCGAATGTAACCGTACGTAATGATCCGGATGGACGCAATCGCTTAAATGTGAGTACTTTTACAGGCGAGGTGTTCGTTACGGATTTTGCAAATGAACCGCCTCTTGGTAATATTCATGATGACCGGTTAGATACCATTTTTGCCCGTTGGGAGAATAATCCGCTGAATCAGCGTGTAAACTGCTTCTGCAGCAGCGCCTCTTGTTGTGGCCCTAACCTGTTGGTAGCGGACTCGTATTACCGTACTATTGATTTTAAAAGCCGCAAAGCTATCATCTAA
- a CDS encoding MMPL family transporter, with amino-acid sequence MPVRESAVKGKFWRWGYAMHRFRWLVLVIGVLLLLSFAVFAQKTPGMLKDNGFTPKGSESDRGLIQMRDELGIPLTMINLVYTGEGLDMTDKVHQQAIMDSLSELKKLSYVESVKFVATPRNEGHRDVLAVNVSLNLDTDPALEKYPELKERVHPPTGMNVYVTGGPAILHDMQEASKHDIAKSEAIGLPIALIVLLIVFGTLVAALLPMIVGLMSVTLTLGITYFIAQHQSLSNFLPNMVTMLGLAVGIDYALFLVSRFREELKVEKNVAEAVAMTCQTAGKSIFFSGIAVLIGLLGMLFVDLTFFRSLCLGGVIVVSISVIVANTMLLSLLGILGERINSLQVVPRRFRKQETSRFWERIAYAVMKRPVLLVVIVGGALIYTMSPMGHIKLNVPNAEVLPPSYESRYGSELLKAAYDPRMTGPIQIVIHTEGEVWEEASIRQVRAYSEQVKGVSGVKEVQSFIHSLGQHSDAKLAAMLKDSNVKAQIEGNKLAKGHTALMVVVPEKDTDDPATDGLVRELRSLSKDGLDIAVTGGPAYRLDIIDRIQNEIPGVLTFVMGITYIVLLLAFRSVVLPLKAVLMNMLSLGASLGVVVLVFQHGYMADLLHITSIGYVSATLPVIIFCVVFGISMDYEVFLISRIMEEYEASGDNDKSTAEGLKKTGSLITSAAFILVVVVGSFIFTDIEIMKALGLGLGLAVLIDATIVRVMLVPALMKLLGDANWWAPKWLRMSSHLKAEKE; translated from the coding sequence ATGCCTGTGAGAGAATCAGCTGTGAAAGGGAAGTTCTGGAGATGGGGATATGCGATGCATCGTTTCCGATGGCTCGTGCTAGTTATTGGCGTGCTTCTGCTTCTCAGCTTTGCTGTTTTTGCTCAGAAAACGCCGGGAATGCTCAAAGACAACGGCTTTACCCCTAAAGGCAGTGAGTCCGATCGCGGACTCATTCAAATGCGGGATGAGCTTGGTATTCCACTTACGATGATTAACCTGGTTTATACAGGGGAAGGGCTCGATATGACGGACAAAGTCCATCAACAAGCCATTATGGATTCGCTTAGCGAATTAAAGAAACTCTCCTATGTTGAAAGTGTGAAATTCGTCGCAACACCTCGTAACGAAGGGCATCGGGATGTACTGGCCGTAAATGTGTCTCTAAATCTAGATACTGACCCTGCTCTGGAGAAATATCCAGAGCTTAAGGAACGCGTGCATCCGCCAACAGGCATGAACGTATATGTGACGGGTGGACCTGCTATTTTGCATGATATGCAGGAAGCGAGCAAGCATGATATTGCCAAATCAGAAGCGATTGGTTTACCGATTGCGCTGATTGTCTTATTAATCGTGTTTGGCACCCTTGTCGCGGCGCTATTACCTATGATAGTAGGGCTTATGAGCGTTACCCTTACGTTGGGGATAACCTATTTTATCGCCCAGCACCAATCCTTATCGAACTTCCTTCCGAATATGGTGACGATGCTCGGTCTTGCCGTAGGGATTGATTACGCTTTGTTTCTCGTCAGTCGCTTTCGAGAGGAACTCAAGGTTGAGAAGAATGTGGCTGAAGCTGTGGCCATGACGTGTCAGACGGCTGGGAAATCGATCTTTTTTTCCGGTATAGCGGTATTGATTGGGCTGCTTGGCATGTTATTTGTAGATCTAACCTTTTTCCGCTCTTTGTGTTTAGGCGGCGTCATTGTCGTATCGATCTCCGTTATAGTCGCGAATACCATGCTGCTGTCGCTTCTCGGTATACTTGGTGAACGGATTAACTCCCTGCAGGTCGTTCCTAGACGCTTTCGCAAGCAAGAAACGTCCCGCTTTTGGGAACGGATCGCTTATGCAGTAATGAAACGGCCCGTACTGCTGGTCGTCATTGTCGGGGGTGCCCTAATCTACACCATGAGCCCGATGGGTCATATAAAGTTAAATGTACCGAATGCTGAGGTGCTGCCTCCCAGCTACGAATCCCGATATGGTTCTGAATTATTGAAGGCGGCCTATGATCCGCGCATGACGGGGCCTATCCAAATTGTTATTCATACAGAAGGAGAAGTGTGGGAAGAGGCTTCGATTCGTCAAGTTCGGGCTTATAGTGAACAGGTTAAAGGGGTATCCGGTGTAAAAGAAGTACAGAGTTTTATCCATTCACTGGGTCAACATTCGGATGCCAAGTTAGCAGCTATGCTAAAGGATTCAAATGTCAAAGCTCAAATAGAAGGCAATAAATTGGCAAAAGGACACACGGCTCTGATGGTTGTAGTGCCTGAGAAAGATACCGATGATCCTGCGACGGATGGCCTTGTCCGAGAACTTCGCAGCTTAAGTAAGGACGGACTTGATATTGCAGTCACGGGCGGGCCGGCCTATAGGCTGGATATTATAGATCGAATTCAGAATGAAATTCCTGGAGTATTAACTTTCGTGATGGGGATTACCTATATTGTTCTATTGCTTGCCTTTAGGTCCGTTGTGCTTCCGCTCAAAGCTGTATTAATGAACATGCTTAGTCTTGGCGCGAGTCTCGGTGTTGTTGTGTTAGTATTCCAGCATGGCTACATGGCTGATTTGCTGCACATAACGTCCATTGGTTATGTCAGTGCTACGCTGCCAGTTATCATTTTTTGTGTAGTGTTTGGCATATCCATGGATTATGAAGTATTCCTGATTTCTCGTATTATGGAGGAGTATGAGGCAAGCGGTGACAATGATAAAAGTACGGCTGAAGGGCTTAAGAAAACGGGAAGCTTAATTACAAGCGCAGCTTTCATTTTAGTTGTAGTTGTAGGATCATTTATTTTTACAGATATCGAAATCATGAAGGCGCTAGGGCTCGGTCTAGGTCTCGCGGTTCTGATCGATGCAACCATTGTTCGAGTGATGCTCGTTCCTGCGCTTATGAAACTGCTTGGGGATGCGAACTGGTGGGCGCCTAAGTGGTTGCGAATGAGTTCGCATTTGAAAGCAGAGAAGGAATAG
- a CDS encoding HD-GYP domain-containing protein encodes MLLMPINMCHPGMRLAKNIYNDDGMVLLAVNVELSQRLIDRLFTYGIDYIYIQDSRTNDIIQEDVIQDETRTKAVLEIRNTFKKVMEDSNKRGAVNYYDIGRNFRDVMKMIIDDLSAHQGAMVMLNNMNVKDNYLFQHSVNVSIYAIMLGISFGYSRENLETLGLGALLHDIGKTKVPLGILRKPSQLTEQEFTEMKNHTTYGFNILKDEPNIPLLSAHCALQHHERINGSGYPRGIQGTDINEFAKWVGLVDSYDAMTTTRVYRRPLLPHEAMEQLFGGSGTMYDQSQIALFRDKIAIYPLGITVRLNTGEFGIVSKLNVTVPHRPIVRVLQDESGQELKEPYEIDLSTKLSTLISEIGEIKVGEFEPDESMPTIF; translated from the coding sequence ATGCTGTTAATGCCGATCAACATGTGTCATCCTGGAATGAGGTTGGCCAAGAATATTTACAACGACGATGGTATGGTCCTGCTGGCCGTTAATGTTGAGCTTTCTCAGAGACTCATTGATCGACTTTTTACATACGGAATCGACTACATATATATTCAAGATTCTCGGACCAATGACATCATTCAAGAGGATGTTATTCAAGATGAAACGAGAACAAAGGCTGTTCTCGAAATCCGTAACACCTTTAAGAAGGTAATGGAAGATTCGAACAAACGCGGAGCCGTTAATTATTATGATATCGGACGTAATTTCCGTGATGTGATGAAAATGATTATTGACGATCTAAGCGCTCATCAAGGGGCTATGGTTATGCTCAATAATATGAACGTTAAGGATAATTACTTATTTCAGCATTCTGTGAATGTAAGTATTTATGCCATCATGCTGGGAATTAGCTTTGGATATAGTCGCGAGAACCTCGAAACACTTGGATTAGGCGCTTTACTTCACGATATTGGGAAGACGAAAGTACCACTTGGTATTCTTCGTAAGCCTTCGCAATTGACTGAGCAAGAGTTTACCGAGATGAAGAATCATACGACATACGGTTTTAACATTTTGAAAGACGAACCGAACATTCCTCTATTGTCAGCACACTGTGCTCTTCAGCATCATGAGCGAATTAACGGAAGCGGGTATCCGCGTGGGATTCAAGGAACAGACATCAATGAATTTGCCAAATGGGTTGGCTTAGTCGATTCTTATGATGCGATGACGACAACACGAGTATATAGAAGACCTTTACTGCCGCATGAAGCTATGGAGCAACTGTTCGGGGGTTCTGGCACGATGTATGATCAAAGTCAGATTGCCTTATTCCGTGATAAAATCGCCATTTATCCATTAGGCATAACCGTTCGATTGAATACGGGGGAGTTTGGCATCGTATCCAAGTTAAACGTAACCGTTCCTCATAGGCCGATCGTTCGCGTTCTACAGGATGAATCCGGTCAAGAGCTGAAAGAACCGTACGAAATTGACCTGTCAACGAAGCTTTCTACATTAATTTCAGAAATTGGGGAAATTAAAGTAGGGGAATTCGAACCTGATGAAAGTATGCCGACCATATTTTAA
- a CDS encoding undecaprenyl-diphosphate phosphatase, translating to MHTIFEAIIIGIVEGLTEFLPVSSTGHMILAQSLLNTQNDEVMKTFDFVIQLGAIMAVVLIYWKRILSLFGLVKRKSESKTGKKLNLLHILIGIIPAGVIGVLFNDFVDEKLFNSTTVLIGLVLGGILLIIAEKKKEQPNAVVLDDLTYRQAFFIGLWQLVSIWPGFSRSGSTIAGGMLSGVSRAASADFTFIMAIPIMFGASGVYFLKNYHALSSNDLTFFVVGFVVAFIVALLAVVTFIKFVQNMRLTIFAYYRFAVAIIFALYMFLK from the coding sequence ATGCATACTATTTTTGAAGCGATCATTATCGGGATTGTAGAGGGGTTGACCGAGTTTTTACCGGTTTCTTCTACGGGGCATATGATTCTAGCACAAAGCCTATTAAACACCCAAAATGATGAAGTAATGAAAACCTTTGATTTTGTCATCCAGCTTGGCGCCATTATGGCTGTCGTCCTGATTTATTGGAAACGAATTTTATCTTTATTCGGGCTAGTGAAAAGAAAAAGCGAGAGTAAGACGGGGAAGAAGCTCAACTTGCTGCACATTCTTATCGGTATCATACCTGCTGGTGTCATCGGAGTCTTGTTTAATGATTTTGTCGATGAGAAGCTTTTTAACTCAACAACCGTGTTAATTGGGCTTGTTCTAGGCGGTATCCTGTTGATTATTGCAGAGAAGAAAAAGGAACAGCCGAATGCTGTAGTTTTAGATGATTTGACTTATCGTCAAGCGTTCTTCATCGGTTTGTGGCAATTGGTATCCATTTGGCCAGGATTCTCCCGGTCTGGATCGACGATTGCGGGTGGCATGCTGTCCGGCGTAAGCCGCGCTGCTTCTGCAGACTTCACGTTCATCATGGCGATTCCAATTATGTTTGGAGCATCTGGTGTTTATTTTCTCAAAAACTACCATGCACTCTCTTCGAATGACTTAACTTTCTTTGTTGTAGGATTCGTCGTTGCATTTATTGTTGCACTACTGGCAGTTGTTACTTTCATCAAGTTTGTTCAAAATATGAGATTAACCATTTTTGCTTACTATCGATTTGCAGTAGCCATTATCTTCGCTCTTTATATGTTCTTAAAGTAA
- a CDS encoding bifunctional metallophosphatase/5'-nucleotidase, producing the protein MSEPLQRLVILHTNDIHSHFEQMPKISAYFDRVRRLWPADQVLTLDIGDHMDRMRPETEGTNASANLEIMNATGYEAMVMGNNEGLTFTPELLRTVVKEHAKFPIIGSNIVEVATNKTPDWMLSTLTIEKSGLTIGIIGVTAAYQAYYELLGWHVTDPIEAVKTYARLLRPRVDIIIVMSHLGLRSDQRMAEELEGIDVILGGHTHHVLEEPLLLSGTYICAAGKFGQYAGHIELAYEPAQRRIVELNGRVVPMTDASEEDSSVTTLLEHYRIASAAALDAEVAQLREPLRLDWYGESPLGNLLAAGIRRWTSAEIGLVNSGQLLQGLKEGRLTRGRLLEICPGPINPCRVLLSGADLLQALEESLLGEFMEKPIRGFGFRGEVLGVLCVDGLTVMTDSTRAPYERIIAVNVGDEPLDLSRDYVIGTIDMFTFGSGYLSLSRGKQITYMLPEFIRDVLASELRDEDAILSSHFQRFTDRKLPAHME; encoded by the coding sequence GTGTCTGAGCCCTTGCAACGACTTGTTATTTTACATACGAATGATATTCATAGTCATTTTGAACAGATGCCCAAGATTAGCGCGTATTTTGATCGCGTACGTCGACTGTGGCCTGCTGATCAGGTGTTGACACTTGATATTGGCGATCATATGGACCGGATGCGGCCTGAAACGGAAGGCACGAATGCTTCTGCCAACTTAGAAATTATGAACGCAACCGGCTACGAAGCGATGGTCATGGGTAATAATGAAGGGCTGACATTCACACCGGAATTGTTAAGAACAGTTGTGAAAGAGCATGCCAAATTCCCAATTATCGGCAGCAATATTGTAGAAGTAGCGACGAATAAGACGCCGGATTGGATGCTTTCTACACTCACGATTGAGAAATCGGGTCTCACCATTGGCATCATTGGGGTAACAGCAGCTTACCAAGCGTACTATGAACTGCTTGGATGGCATGTAACGGACCCGATCGAAGCCGTAAAGACCTATGCTAGGCTTCTGCGCCCAAGAGTGGATATCATTATCGTCATGTCCCACTTGGGATTGCGTTCGGATCAACGTATGGCTGAGGAGCTGGAAGGCATCGATGTGATCCTCGGCGGCCATACGCATCACGTACTTGAGGAGCCGCTCCTGCTCAGCGGCACCTATATTTGCGCGGCCGGCAAGTTCGGTCAGTATGCCGGCCATATTGAACTTGCTTACGAACCGGCGCAGCGCCGGATCGTAGAATTAAACGGCCGCGTCGTTCCAATGACGGACGCAAGTGAAGAAGACAGCAGCGTTACCACGCTGCTGGAGCACTACCGCATCGCCAGCGCAGCGGCGCTGGATGCGGAGGTGGCTCAGCTGCGGGAACCGCTGCGCCTCGATTGGTACGGCGAATCCCCGCTCGGCAACTTGCTTGCTGCAGGGATTCGCCGCTGGACCAGCGCCGAGATCGGGCTGGTCAATAGCGGCCAGCTCCTTCAGGGACTGAAGGAGGGGCGCCTGACACGCGGCAGATTGCTGGAAATCTGCCCGGGTCCGATCAACCCCTGCCGAGTGCTGCTCAGCGGGGCGGACCTGCTCCAAGCGCTCGAAGAGTCGCTGCTTGGCGAGTTCATGGAGAAGCCGATACGCGGCTTCGGCTTCCGGGGCGAGGTGCTGGGCGTGCTATGTGTCGACGGATTGACCGTCATGACCGACAGCACCCGTGCACCTTACGAACGCATCATCGCTGTGAACGTTGGCGATGAGCCCTTGGACCTGAGCCGTGACTATGTCATTGGCACGATCGATATGTTTACTTTCGGCTCAGGTTATTTATCGCTCAGTCGTGGTAAGCAGATAACGTATATGCTGCCTGAATTTATCCGTGATGTACTTGCTTCTGAACTTCGGGATGAAGACGCGATCCTAAGCAGTCATTTCCAAAGATTTACGGATAGAAAGCTACCTGCTCATATGGAATAA
- a CDS encoding molybdenum cofactor biosynthesis protein: MNIHIQLFAGLVDLFGTSVLIIQIEQEAISIEQLKQQITAAYPAASTQLSTCFFAKNQAYAGDQEIVTAADELALIPPVSGGQPSMYEITHDTIDAGKVASKVNHPNHGASLAFIGTTREMTYGQRTVLLEYEAYIPMALKTMETIGEEIDNQWPGTLCAITHRLGKVAIAEASVVIAVSSPHRAHCYEASRYAIERLKQIVPIWKKEIWEDGSEWKGSQTGPWNPLQTPQFE, from the coding sequence GTGAACATACACATCCAACTCTTTGCAGGTCTGGTAGACCTATTCGGGACTTCCGTCTTAATTATACAAATAGAACAAGAAGCCATTTCTATCGAGCAGCTCAAACAGCAGATCACAGCCGCTTATCCGGCAGCTTCCACTCAACTCTCAACCTGTTTTTTTGCTAAAAACCAAGCTTATGCGGGAGATCAGGAAATCGTCACAGCTGCAGATGAACTTGCACTGATTCCTCCTGTTTCAGGTGGACAACCTTCTATGTATGAAATCACTCATGATACGATTGATGCAGGCAAGGTAGCTTCTAAAGTCAATCACCCTAATCACGGCGCTTCGCTTGCTTTCATCGGGACAACCAGGGAGATGACTTATGGACAGCGGACCGTCCTTTTGGAATATGAAGCCTACATACCGATGGCTCTCAAAACCATGGAAACCATCGGTGAAGAGATAGATAATCAGTGGCCAGGCACGCTTTGTGCCATTACACACCGTTTGGGCAAGGTCGCTATTGCCGAAGCTAGCGTCGTTATTGCCGTTTCATCTCCGCATCGGGCGCATTGCTATGAAGCGAGTCGGTATGCGATTGAACGCCTGAAGCAAATCGTACCTATTTGGAAAAAAGAAATATGGGAAGATGGTTCGGAGTGGAAAGGCAGCCAAACAGGTCCTTGGAACCCGCTCCAAACGCCACAATTCGAATAA